Proteins encoded together in one Lasioglossum baleicum unplaced genomic scaffold, iyLasBale1 scaffold0027, whole genome shotgun sequence window:
- the LOC143219376 gene encoding uncharacterized protein LOC143219376, whose product MIVAKSKVAPLKRVSLPRLELCAAFLLAKLVEHVTKALDWQEVDLHLWSDSSVALSWIRGHPSRWPTYVANRVAEIQRMLPLAQWHHVRSAENPADCASRGLSPAELPRFQLWWRRPEWLSSPDPLPAVPAEETTHEDEELKAHHVTTQREKTSGTLIERFSNLKRLFRVQAWCRRWAPRNRKSESVITATEMQEVKLILLRLEQSASFSEDIATLRRNQHVAAKSRLAKLCPFLDEDGVLRVGGRLQAANLAYDRTHPAILPDESPLAKLWVDAAHKRCLHGGTQLTLATLRQECWILRGRPMVKHCIHQCTVCIRWKGQTAQPKMGNLPPARITPCRPFFRSGVDYAGPIHLRSGRGRGQLTVKGYIAVFICLVTKAVHLEAVSDGSTETFLAALRRFISRRGRCLELYSDCGRNFVGANHELRSLLRESTQQGGGPFAAASREGISWKFNPPSAPHFGGIWEAAVKSVKHHLRRIIGEQRLTFEELTTLLTGIEACLNSRPLQPLSDDPEDPAALTPGHFLIGEPLIALPEPSLEELPVSRLSRWQLIQQLQQHFWKRWSREYLNTLQTRGKWRKTKILIKSGFLCLVKSEILPPTQWPLARVVHIHPGPDGSVRVATVRTSTSQFLRPVHKLIPLLAPDDEETSTGREHEAGLSSDSPDQ is encoded by the coding sequence ATGATTGTCGCCAAATCCAAGGTGGCTCCCTTGAAGCGGGTGTCTCTGCCCAGATTGGAGCTCTGTGCAGCTTTCCTGCTAGCCAAGCTCGTCGAGCACGTCACTAAGGCGCTCGATTGGCAAGAGGTCGATCTACACCTCTGGTCGGACTCATCCGTGGCACTCAGCTGGATCCGGGGGCATCCTTCTCGCTGGCCGACTTACGTGGCGAATAGGGTGGCTGAAATCCAGAGGATGCTGCCGCTAGCCCAGTGGCACCACGTGAGGAGCGCTGAAAATCCAGCTGATTGCGCTTCTCGAGGCCTGTCTCCCGCTGAGCTTCCCAGGTTCCAACTGTGGTGGCGACGACCAGAGTGGCTCTCCTCACCAGATCCTCTCCCCGCTGTACCTGCCGAGGAGACAACCCACGAGGACGAGGAACTGAAGGCACATCACGTGACAACCCAGCGGGAGAAAACATCCGGCACGTTAATCGAGCGCTTCTCGAATCTAAAGCGCCTGTTTCGAGTCCAGGCCTGGTGTCGTCGCTGGGCCCCTAGAAATCGAAAATCAGAATCAGTTATCACTGCTACCGAAATGCAGGAAGTCAAATTGATTCTCCTGCGCTTGGAGCAGTCCGCTTCATTCTCCGAAGACATCGCCACTCTCCGCAGGAATCAACACGTGGCAGCTAAAAGCAGATTGGCCAAACTCTGCCCATTCCTGGATGAGGACGGAGTCTTAAGAGTCGGAGGCCGCCTACAAGCTGCCAACCTTGCGTACGACCGGACGCATCCAGCTATTCTCCCTGACGAATCCCCTCTGGCTAAGTTGTGGGTCGACGCTGCTCACAAACGATGCCTGCACGGGGGGACACAGCTTACCCTGGCGACGCTACGCCAGGAGTGCTGGATTCTCAGAGGTCGTCCAATGGTAAAACACTGTATCCACCAATGCACCGTTTGTATTCGCTGGAAAGGGCAAACTGCCCAGCCAAAAATGGGAAACCTCCCACCAGCAAGAATAACACCGTGTCGTCCCTTTTTCAGATCTGGTGTCGATTATGCAGGACCAATACACCTTCGGTCTGGTCGGGGTCGTGGTCAGCTCACAGTTAAAGGATACATCGCCGTGTTCATCTGCCTTGTCACCAAGGCCGTTCACCTGGAGGCTGTGTCGGATGGATCGACCGAAACCTTCCTCGCTGCACTACGACGCTTTATCTCACGGCGAGGTCGCTGCCTAGAGCTGTACAGCGACTGCGGACGCAATTTCGTCGGCGCCAATCACGAGCTGCGCTCACTACTCCGAGAATCGACACAACAGGGAGGCGGTCCCTTCGCCGCAGCCTCCAGGGAAGGCATTTCCTGGAAATTCAACCCACCGTCTGCTCCACACTTTGGAGGAATCTGGGAAGCGGCGGTGAAATCCGTTAAGCATCACCTCCGTCGGATCATCGGCGAGCAGCGATTGACCTTTGAGGAGCTGACCACGCTCCTGACTGGCATCGAGGCTTGTTTAAACTCTAGACCTTTACAGCCGTTGTCCGACGACCCTGAGGATCCAGCAGCGCTGACTCCGGGACATTTCCTGATCGGGGAACCGCTCATCGCTCTTCCAGAGCCCAGCCTCGAGGAGCTTCCCGTCTCACGGTTATCTCGATGGCAGTTGATCCAGCAACTTCAACAGCACTTCTGGAAACGCTGGTCTCGGGAGTATTTGAACACCTTGCAGACCAGAGGCAAGTGGCGTAAAACCAAAATTTTGATAAAGTCAGGATTTCTCTGCCTAGTTAAAAGTGAAATTCTACCTCCTACGCAAtggcctctcgctcgtgttGTTCACATACACCCTGGACCAGACGGCTCTGTTCGAGTTGCTACTGTCCGTACCTCAACTTCGCAATTTCTTCGTCCAGTACACAAGCTGATTCCTTTGTTAGCCCCTGACGACGAAGAGACGAGTACGGGGAGGGAACACGAGGCTGGACTCTCGAGCGACTCTCCCGATCAGTAG
- the LOC143219377 gene encoding uncharacterized protein LOC143219377 — MKGSAASLLKNIKTTADNFKVAWEKLISRFENRRLLVQAQIRLLASLSPVKRESSIELQQLFDQTFDAIDALDNLDRPVTNAVDWVVELTVERLDTQSHREWEDLVRQSKELPTLEDLRTFIEGRIQTCEALEAKRKQPDEASLNKKSSSKAFKVHQISKANTSLRNCSICQGAHFVLFCPQYKEKDAVERKETASSLKLCLNCLGKHSINDCKSAKRCQKCDGKHHTTIHDAESTGAVVQHISTHVSRPSSVLLSTARVTVSGSGGHGFQARSLIDPGSEVSLISEALAQRLGVKRSQARVPLLGVGGAKAKFTRGKSTLVLSSHCDGDVKFQIPVYIISELSRYRPRNLPAVVEWPHVQGLSLADPAYHLADPVDVLLGADSYNLILREGVKRGPPHTPVAQETALGWILTGGVDSEGGGEAAGRLEVPVHHCNVDRELMEMLSRFWEQEEIDTSIPHTADDQRAEEHFVATHLRQPDGRFSVRLPFSSAPELGDSRRIALRTLESLNGRFRRSAEFHAAYTEFLKAYETLGHMAAAQHPIPSNGYYLPHHGVLREASATTKLRVVFNGSMPSSNGKSINDFLLRGPNLLPNLADVLLRWRRHAFVFSADIEKMYRQILVHPEDRRWQRILWQPEKRGGVIDYELSTVTYGLACAPYLAIRCLHQLAKVEEQRYPRGSRIVLRDIYMDDVLAGADSLPEARRQQTELRELLMAGGFPLRKWASNSRGLLDGLSSDERKGIVEWDSPTHHSVLGIKWLPSADCFQVTAVTSLKNAGFTKRSVLSGTAQLFDPLGWLAPVTIVAKVLMQSLWLLKVDWDTPLPEKEEVMWQQFHLSKSMGSLMHPSEPTQPWCIPGPLTLKES, encoded by the exons ATGAAGGGCAGCGCCGCGTCTCTTCTGAAAAACATCAAGACGACCGCTGATAACTTTAAGGTTGCTTGGGAAAAGTTAATAAGTCGATTCGAGAATCGCCGACTTCTGGTACAGGCTCAAATCAGACTACTTGCTTCACTATCTCCTGTCAAAAGGGAATCATCTATCGAATTGCAGCAGCTCTTTGATCAAACGTTCGACGCCATAGATGCCCTCGATAATCTGGATCGACCTGTCACGAACGCCGTCGACTGGGTAGTCGAATTGACCGTCGAAAGGTTGGATACTCAGTCTCATCGTGAGTGGGAAGATTTAGTGAGGCAATCTAAGGAGCTCCCGACTCTAGAGGATCTCCGAACGTTTATCGAAGGGCGCATACAAACCTGTGAGGCGTTAGAGGCTAAACGAAAGCAGCCTGATGAAGCCTCCCTCAACAAGAAATCCTCTTCCAAGGCCTTCAAGGTGCATCAGATATCGAAGGCGAACACTTCATTGCGGAACTGCAGCATCTGTCAAGGGGCGCACTTCGTCCTATTCTGCCCTCAATATAAGGAGAAGGATGCCGTCGAGCGGAAAGAAACGGCAAGTTCTCTGAAGCTTTGTCTAAACTGCCTGGGAAAGCATTCTATTAATGACTGCAAGTCTGCCAAAAGATGTCAGAAGTGTGATGGGAAGCATCACACGACCATCCACGATGCCGAGTCAACGGGAGCTGTAGTACAGCACATCTCTACTCACGTGAGTCGACCTTCCTCTGTACTTCTCAGTACCGCTCGCGTGACAGTTTCAGGCTCCGGCGGACACGGCTTCCAAGCTCGCTCACTAATAGACCCCGGCAGCGAGGTTTCGCTCATTTCTGAGGCCCTGGCTCAGCGGCTCGGCGTCAAGAGGAGTCAAGCTCGGGTTCCTCTGCTCGGAGTCGGAGGGGCCAAGGCGAAGTTCACGAGAGGAAAATCTACACTGGTCCTCTCCTCTCACTGcgacggtgacgtcaaattccaGATTCCGGTCTACATTATATCTGAGCTCTCTCGCTACAGGCCTCGAAATCTACCTGCTGTCGTCGAGTGGCCGCACGTACAAGGGTTGTCCCTTGCTGATCCTGCCTACCATCTTGCTGATCCAGTCGATGTTCTGCTTGGAGCTGATTCTTATAACCTCATACTTCGTGAGGGTGTCAAACGAGGGCCGCCTCATACTCCAGTGGCTCAGGAGACCGCACTTGGCTGGATACTGACGGGAGGAGTCGACTCGGAAGGCGGCGGCGAGGCAGCAGGTAGACTAGAGGTACCAGTACATCACTGTAATGTAGACCGCGAATTAATGGAAATGTTGAGCAGATTCTGGGAACAGGAGGAGATCGACACTTCGATCCCACACACAGCAGACGACCAACGGGCGGAGGAACACTTCGTTGCCACTCACCTTCGTCAACCTGATGGCAGATTCTCGGTGCGACTACCATTCAGCAGCGCACCTGAGCTAGGAGACTCCCGTCGCATAGCATTGCGAACTCTGGAGTCTCTAAACGGCAGGTTTCGGCGATCTGCCGAATTCCATGCAGCCTACACCGAGTTCCTGAAGGCCTACGAAACGCTGGGGCATATGGCAGCGGCGCAACATCCGATTCCGAGCAACGGGTACTACCTCCCGCATCACGGAGTGTTGCGAGAGGCCAGCGCAACGACTAAGTTGCGAGTTGTCTTCAACGGATCCATGCCCTCTTCCAATGGGAAATCCATTAATGACTTCCTTCTCCGAGGTCCTAACCTGCTCCCAAATCTCGCCGACGTCCTGCTAAGGTGGCGTCGGCACGCTTTTGTGTTTTCAGCCGACATCGAGAAGATGTATCGGCAGATACTTGTCCACCCTGAAGATCGGCGATGGCAGCGGATCTTGTGGCAGCCTGAAAAAAGGGGAGGAGTCATTGATTACGAGCTGAGCACCGTCACTTACGGGCTCGCGTGTGCACCCTACCTTGCAATTCGTTGTTTACACCAGCTGGCCAAGGTGGAGGAGCAGCGGTATCCTCGTGGCTCTCGCATAGTACTACGAGACATCTATATGGACGATGTTCTCGCCGGAGCTGACTCCCTTCCTGAGGCAAGGCGACAACAAACGGAACTTCGAGAGCTTCTCATGGCGGGCGGATTCCCACTTCGCAAGTGGGCATCCAACTCAAGGGGTCTGTTAGACGGACTCTCCAGCGACGAGCGGAAGGGAATCGTTGAATGGGATTCTCCAACCCATCACAGCGTCCTCGGCATAAAATGGCTACCTTCCGCTGACTGTTTTCAGGTTACCGCTGTGACTTCTCTAAAAAACGCAGGGTTCACTAAACGCTCTGTGCTCAGCGGAACAGCCCAGCTGTTCGACCCTCTCGGATGGCTGGCTCCAGTCACCATCGTCGCCAAGGTCCTAATGCAGTCGTTGTGGCTCCTAAAGGTCGACTGGGACACACCGTTGCCAGAAAAGGAGGAGGTGATGTGGCAGCAGTTCCA CCTCTCGAAATCCATGGGTTCGCTGATGCATCCGAGCGAGCCTACGCAGCCGTGGTGTATTCCCGGACCATTAACGCTCAAGGAGTCGTGA